A genome region from Musa acuminata AAA Group cultivar baxijiao chromosome BXJ3-5, Cavendish_Baxijiao_AAA, whole genome shotgun sequence includes the following:
- the LOC135638998 gene encoding ATP-dependent Clp protease ATP-binding subunit CLPT1, chloroplastic-like yields MAASTLSLLPIPTKIASSLLPPSNPRAVRLSSSLLAGSISLAPPSLFRRPSLRFAAVVSLLPTAKPERASAEKMPKWSSMAIRAFGMAELEARKLKYPKTGTEALLMGILVEGTNEASKFLRAIGITLFKVREEAVKLLGKSDLFSFSPEHPPLTESAQRALDWAVDEKLKSGEDGEITTAHMLLGIWSEKESAGYKILASLGFDDQKASELAKSANNDVVMNSR; encoded by the exons ATGGCCGCCTCAACCCTCTCCCTCCTCCCAATTCCCACCAAGATCGCCTCGTCCCTGCTGCCGCCGTCCAACCCCCGCGCCGTCCGCCTCTCGAGCTCTCTCCTCGCCGGCTCCATCTCCCTCGCGCCGCCCTCGCTGTTCCGGAGGCCGAGTCTCCGCTTCGCTGCCGTCGTCTCCTTGCTCCCCACAGC GAAACCGGAGAGAGCGTCGGCGGAGAAGATGCCCAA ATGGTCGTCGATGGCCATAAGGGCCTTTGGCATGGCGGAATTGGAGGCGCGGAAGCTCAAGTACCCCAAAACAGGGACGGAGGCCCTCCTCATGGGCATCTTGGTTGAAG GAACAAATGAAGCATCAAAATTCTTACGTGCAATTGGAATTACTCTTTTTAAAGTGCGTGAAGAGGCTGTAAAGTTACTGGGCAAGTCGGACCTGTTCTCTTTTAGCCCTGAGCATCCTCCCTTGACTGAATCAGCACAAAGGGCACTAGATTGGGCTGTTGATGAGAAATTGAAATCTG GTGAGGATGGAGAGATAACGACTGCACATATGCTTCTGGGCATATGGTCTGAGAAAGAGTCAGCTGGTTACAAGATATTGGCTTCCCTAGGCTTTGATGATCAGAAAGCTAGTGAGCTGGCTAAGTCT GCCAACAATGATGTGGTCATGAACTCCCGATAG
- the LOC135638792 gene encoding enolase-like: MVTIKSVKARQIFDSRGNPTVEVDLHCDDGTFARAAVPSGASTGVYEALELRDGGSDYLGKGVLKAVENVNTIIAPALIGKDPTEQAQIDNFMVQQLDGTQNEWGWCKQKLGANAILAVSLALCKAGASVKKIPLYQHIANLAGNKNLVLPVPAFNVINGGSHAGNKLAMQEFMILPVGASSFKEAMKMGVEVYHNLKAVIKKKYGQDATNVGDEGGFAPNIQENKEGLELLKTAIAKAGYTGKVVIGMDVAASEFYSEKDKTYDLNFKEENNDGSQKISGDSLKNVYKSFVSEYPIVSIEDPFDQDDWTHYAKMTEEIGDKVQIVGDDLLVTNPTRVAKAIKEKSCNALLLKVNQIGSVTESIEAVKMSKHAGWGVMASHRSGETEDTFIADLSVGLATGQIKTGAPCRSERLAKYNQLLRIEEELGAAAVYAGAKFRAPVEPY, translated from the exons ATGGTGACGATCAAGTCCGTGAAGGCCCGTCAGATCTTCGACAGCCGTGGAAACCCCACCGTCGAG GTGGATCTTCATTGTGATGATGGGACCTTTGCCAGGGCTGCTGTCCCCAGTGGTGCATCCACGG gTGTATACGAAGCATTGGAGTTGAGAGATGGTGGATCGGATTACCttgggaagggtgtcctcaag GCTGTTGAGAATGTGAATACTATAATTGCTCCAGCACTGATTGGCAAG GATCCTACTGAGCAAGCTCAGATTGATAACTTCATGGTCCAGCAGCTTGatggcacacaaaatgagtggggCTGGTGCAAACAGAAG CTTGGTGCCAATGCTATTTTGGCAGTATCACTTGCTTTATGCAAAGCAGGTGCAAGTGTGAAGAAGATTCCTCTCTATCAG CACATTGCAAATCTTGCTGGAAACAAGAACTTAGTTTTGCCTGTGCCTGCATTCAATGTTATAAATGGAGGATCACATGCAGGGAATAAGCTGGCCATGCAG GAATTCATGATTCTTCCGGTGGGGGCCTCCTCTTTCAAGGAAGCCATGAAGATGGGCGTGGAAGTTTATCATAATCTGAAG GCTGTCATTAAGAAGAAGTACGGACAGGATGCCACTAATGTTGGAGATGAGGGTGGTTTTGCTCCCAACATTCAG GAGAACAAGGAAGGTCTTGAACTTTTGAAGACAGCCATAGCTAAAGCTGGTTATACCGGCAAA GTTGTGATTGGCATGGATGTTGCTGCTTCTGAATTCTATAGCGAAAAGGATAAGACTTATGATCTCAACTTCAAGGAGGAG AACAATGATGGTTCTCAAAAAATATCTGGAGACAGTCTGAAAAATGTCTACAAATCTTTTGTCAGTGAGTACCCCATCGTATCAATTGAAGACCCATTTGATCAGGATGATTGGACCCACTATGCAAAGATGACAGAAGAGATTGGAGATAAGGTGCAAATTGTTGGAGATGATCTTCTCGTTACCAACCCAACA CGTGTTGCCAAGGCGATAAAGGAGAAGTCATGCAATGCGCTTCTTTTGAAG GTGAATCAAATCGGGTCTGTTACTGAGAGTATTGAagcagtcaaaatgtctaaacatgcTGGCTGGGGAGTGATGGCTAGCCACCGGAG TGGTGAGACGGAAGATACTTTTATTGCTGACCTCTCGGTTGGTTTAGCTACG GGCCAAATCAAGACTGGAGCTCCGTGCCGCTCTGAGCGCCTTGCTAAGTACAACCAG TTGCTGAGGATCGAGGAGGAGCTTGGTGCTGCAGCCGTCTATGCGGGAGCTAAGTTCCGAGCACCTGTGGAGCCCTACTAA